From the Hordeum vulgare subsp. vulgare chromosome 1H, MorexV3_pseudomolecules_assembly, whole genome shotgun sequence genome, the window TTTTAGATCGCTAAGCTGGAGCGTTCaacaatgcggttgatgtagtggtaggtCTTCGGGATCGAATCACAAAATGTCCTGCaatctcccgatcaagtgccaaacggacaacacctccgcattcaacacacgtacagcttggtgacgccttcacctcctcgatccagcgaacgatgatgaagtaccaacCCAAgtcctccgacagcacgacggtgtggtgaggtgttggtggtgatagcttggcagggcttcgtcgtggggttatggaggagagaaactgcgagggagaggaggggcagCGTCGCGGCAAGATTGTCGTGTGGCTGCCccctctctacctctctatatatatgAGACGGGAGAGGGAAGGGTGCCCTAGGGTtaaccctaggggccggcggccaagggAGGGGGTGGCGGTTGCTAGGGTTAGGTCCCCCCCACTTGGTttccttgccacccaagttgggctggcgGCGCCCCAAGgaggcccacccccccccccccccttggcctaAGTGGGATGGGGAGAGGCGTTGCGCccagccccctggtgggctgtggtgccccctctccttggcccatgaggctcccaaacaattgtcggggcctcccaaaacccctttcggcactccgTGAATCCCTCGGTACGCCTCGGAACACTTCCGGACtgcgatgaccttcatcctatatatcaatcttcacctccggactattccggagttcctcgtcacgtcgaggatctcatccgggactccgaacaaccttcggtcaccaacactatgactcagttatgcttatatcgtcaccgaaccttaagtgtgtagaccatgcgggttcgagaactatgtagacatgaccgagacactctccgatcaataaccaatagcgggacgtggatgcccatattggttcctacacattctacgaagatcttccatcggttgaacctcaatgtcaaggattcaatcaatctcgtatgttgtaccctttctctatcggtatgttacttgcccgagattcgatcgttgatatctccatacctagctcaatctcattaccggcaagtctctttactcgttccataatacaagatcccgcgaccaactccttagttacatttcttgcaagctcattatgatgttgtattatcgagtgggcccaaagatacctcttcgtcatacggagtgacaaatcccagtattgattcatgccaacccaacagacatccttggagatacctgtagagcacctttatagtcacccaggtacgttgtgacgtttgatacacccaaggtattcctccggtgtacgggagttgcatgatctcatggtcataggaacaaatacttgacatgcagaaaactgtagcagtaaactgacacgatcatatgctacgtttagagtttgggtcttgtccatgacaccattctcctaatgatgtgatccctttatcaaatgacaactcatgtctatggtcaggaaaccttcaccatctttgatcaacgagctagcccatcaaaggcttactagggatagtgtgttgtctacgtatccacacatgtatttgagtttccaatcaatacaattttagcatggataataaacgattatcttgaacaggaaaatataataataactattttattattgcctctagggcatatttccaacaatcgcgAGACGGAGGTATACGACCGCAGGCAGGCACGGCTCTCCTCCACCGCGGGCATCTCCGTCGGGGCGTCGATCTCCCGTTCGCCACTCACTCCGATGAAAAGGGAGCCGAAggagctccccccccccccccggctccGCGCGGTAAATAGGGAGCCGAAGGCGGATGCAGAGCCGAAGTGGCGGGGCAATGGCATGGTCGGCCGAAGGATTGCCTCCCCCCGACGGAGGCGGACGCCATGAAGGCCGCCATCCTCGCTCGCGATGTCGTACTATATGAGAAGGGGCTCACGAAGGCGCACGAGTTCGACGAGAAGGGGGAGGACTGGCGCCGTGAAGCCAAAGCGCAAGAGGCGATGTACATCAACCTAACCTTCGACGAGGATTGATCGCTACCACACCCGCAGGGCTGTGATGAGCTCATTTTGGTCAGTTTAAGGTTAGGGTAGGCGTCCGGTGAGCTCCATTTTTACAGTTTTAGATGCAATTTCTGTTCCGCCACAACAATTTTAGACCCTTATCCGATCGAAACCACGAGTTGTAAAACCCTTGTAAGGGCTAGCCTTGTAAAGGgtatgctagagatgctcttatccTCCTTTTTTTAATGGAAAGAGAACTGTATCCTCTTGGGCCCTTTTACAATGTAGTTCCTTCCATTCTATCTATTTGCGACCCATCGCTATTTGCCATGTCACCCTGTCCAGCAGGACCCAGCTGTCATAATCATGCTTAAAACAGCCTAAGCCACCTACTAATGTTTCTTGCAAAAAAAAACAACCTTGAAATTAGTGGTTTTTGACACAAAACTATAGAATTATGGTTCCTGTAATCCTGGCCTTCGTTATCGATGTTTTCTACAATTCACTCTTCCTTTACACAAGTTGTACTCCTACAATAGTTCGGAAAAAGTATGgttcaagaaccacaacaacttaACAATAATGTCGGGTGAGGACATGATATTTGGCTGAAGCTCAAGGATGACTATTGACATAATGATGAACATTACAACAAATATCAGGCAAAAGGACATCTATAAGTGCATGCATAATCCGCTCATAAATACAAACGTCTCGCCTGTTTGTCGATCAGGGCATTGTTTAAGTGCTGATGTTGGATGCCCGTGAAACTAAAAAAAACTGTACCTAAGCACTCCCAGTCTTCCCCCACAGTCGTGTTTCTCAGTGTATTTATCACAAGGGATGGATGGTCAAGCCTGTGAAATTGGTAAGCAAATGCCCAGTGACTTAATTGGTGCTCGTGGTGACATCTAGTTAGACGAATCTGCGCCATAGTCGAGCATTTCTTTTATGTTTAGCTTGATTGAAGGTCCCATTGATGAGCATACATATGCCGTTTTCCAGTATATCCCTTTTGCACCAGATGGCTTGTTCCTCTCAATAGAGCGCTGGGAAGAGATAGCAAAAGGTAAGTGAACATAAACTCTGAGTGATAACAAAGAGATGTTTATAAGAGCAGATATCTTACAACAACAGCCATGAAGTTTGCAATAAGGTCTTCTTCAGGGAAGTTAACCTTGCCAAAAGGAATGTGAGCAATCCCTGTCTTATCAACTCTGAATTCAACTTTACCTTTCTTGAACTCATCGATAGCCTGGAACCATTTGCACCATCAGCATAAACTTCATCACTTAGTTTAATTCGACTGTTTTGCATGATCAGTATAATTCCTAAGATTGGGTTGATTGGCACGATTTTATGCTGATACAGCATAAACAGATCGAATAATACTCTCGATTATTGGGTCCTTCTTGATGCTAACACGGCCTTCAAGGTATCCATACCGCTTCAACAGCTAATTTATCCCATACTATGTTGCTAGTATAAATGATATAAGTATGCAGTATGGAAATATATTTAGTGATGAATCTAGTGATGCCAGATTCATGCGACTATTTACATAATTCTTCCTACATTGATGGTCAAACCTACTTTTTTTTTACTGGCACATATTCTACAATGACTTATTTGCGATCGGCAAAAATAAAGGACCACTTTTGCATAGAAAAGCCTGCAAATAGGATACCACCTTGTTCAGCTGCAAACTTACTTCGGAGACGACTAGCAGTGAAAAGATATATCACATGGCAGACCATAGCCAGATCGATGTTGCAATATGACAAAAAAGAGTCTATGAATACAGGGTGTGAGTAGGATCATTTATTAGTGTTAACAACTTATATCCAGGTTGTAGTGTATGTGTTGCTAAAGTTCTGTATAGCTGCAGTGTTATGATAGTCTTCTTGCCAGGATGAATATAGATTAACACTCGGGTATTCAGTAAGAAATGCAACCTATTTGCTATACAAATAAAAGAATGATGTTAGTCCTACTTATGCAGTCCTAAGTGTTTTCAGGTACTATAAGGCTTTGAGACTAAGCGCTAAAATCCATCAACTCCACTCTGCCTTAGGTTGATTATTATTGTTCCTATGCCCTCCAAATCCACATCAGCATCCTCTACTTTCCTCTCTACATTTCAGTCAGTAAAATCAACTTCCCCACTGCCTTGACTTTCCCTAGCACAACCAAACTGTGCATTCGAGTTGCACAATACCTTTCTCTATATGCGAGCCTTCAGCTAATATAAGCAATTAGCCAAGGAAGCAACGTATGGATATCTGAGTACTGAAGGTGGATGGCCACCATCTACTTTTCACCCACTGTCACTATCGCAACACCCAATCCAAACAACATAGACATGATTAATGATTCACAAGCAATATTTACGGGAAATCAAATAAAGTCTGCAAGTACCTGAGTAATGTTTGGAGAAACAGTGCCAGCTTTGGGGTTGGGCATCAATCCTCTTGGTCCTAGAATCTTACCCAAGCTAGCAACCTGAGAAAGGGAATGTTCGAGTAAAGGGAATGCAatacaacaaaagaaaaaaaaacatgttaCAATGGAATATGTTTGCCCATCATGACAAATAAAAAGGTATCACCGTATTATTTCCTAGTAAAATTCATAATCTCAAATTCTCTTTCCGTGCAAGGTACATGCTGAAGTGTCTGACAGGTTGCTTAGCTAAATATGGCATACCTTAGGCATCATATCAGGTGATGCAATCAATTTGTCAAACTCCATGAATCCTCCTTTTATTTGTTCAATCAAGTCATCTGAGCCAACAATATCAGCTCCTGCAGCCCTCGCTTCATCTATCTTCTCACCTGCAAGACATTAGGCAATGACTATATAAGGCAGCCAATTTTCTGAGCATAGTAAGATAAGAATATAGTACAACAAAAATTTGTGAAATGGAAGTTTAGACTATTCAACAAGTCTATGGCTCTATGCATCATTGCCAACAAGACACTGAAACCAAGGTGGTATGCCAACTAACATCCCAAGTGTATGAACAGAACTAGAAACATCATGAACATGATGTAAACTGATTGAACATCATGAGCACAAGTTTGCATCAACCCAATGAACGTTCAATTCTGATACATTTATGGCTTTTCAACTCCAAAAGAAGAGCAAGATAACTGTAAGCATAATATTTATCCACTGAATACTGTAGATAAACAAGCCTAGGTGGAAGGCAAGTTCATGGGTTGTCTGTTGGTGCTCTAAAAAGAAATTAACATATTGACCAATTAAACTGAAGTCAGCATGCTCCGAACTCGATCAACTCCTTGCATTAGCACGTGCATCATATAGTGCAATTTGCACGGATTGGGCAATAACTATCTCCAAATAACACGCAACGAGTGGCCACTCACCTTGGGTGAGAACTGCAATTTTCACGGTCTGCCCCGTCCCCTTGGGCAAATTGACCTGCGGTCACAAACAAAAACACAAATCAAACAacggaagagagagaagaaacaacAGAAAGTAGAAATGAAATGATGCGTACCGTGGCCCGGAGTTGCTGGTCATTGTACTTGGGGTCGAGGTTCATACGGAAATGCGCCTCTGCAGACTCGACGAAacgggtgttggcgacctgcttcATGAGCGAGATGGCCATGGGCACGTCGTACTCCTTCTTGCTCTCCCTCAGCTTCTGTATCTCGAGGTATCTCTTAGACCTCGTCTGCACGCATTCGAGACCAACATCACCCAGCCGTCCAAAATGAGAGCCATACAGAAGATAAATGATGTGCGCGGGGGGTTCCGTGGCGTACACGGTCGCGCTTAAGCGGGAGGGCGGCCTTGCCGGTGCGCGGCCGGGTGGGGGCCGTGAAAGCGGGGCCGCGGCCGCCGTAGCCGTCCTCGTAATCATCGTCGACGTCATCGAACTGGACGGGcgtctcgtcgtcctcctcctctagcACGGCGGCGCCCTGCGggtcggcgacggcggcggcggcggggcggcggaacGCGAGGAGAAGCCGCGGGTACGCACGCAACGAGGGCACGGAGGTGGGGAAGAGCGCGCCGGACGCGGCCGTCCCCGCGCACGAGGCGGAGGGCGGCGCGAGGAGGGAGGACGCGCAGGCCGCGGCTGTGGCCATGGCGGGGGTGGTGGgggggagggaggaagaggaagaggagataaGAGCGGGTGGATGATTATAGCCGGAGTGTGGGAGCGCGGAGTGTTATAACGAAGGAAGCGAACCGATGGGCCTCGGGTGAGGTGGACGCGCACCGGATAGGGCTTCGTCGCCCGGACCGACCCGGTGGAGGGAGGGAAAGGGAACGGACTCGGCGCCTGATTTGGCTCGGCCGAGACCCGTGCCGAGGCCGAGGGGGGCGCGGAAAGTGTGCGGTGGACGCGGCGGGGGCTTCGTCGTGTGGGGGCGGGGCCGTGTGTGGCTGCGCTCGCTCCTTTGTCACGCCTGCAGTTCGGCTAGTTCGAGAGTGCACTAATCGTTGCAGCAATTCGTGTCCAGTAGGGCGTGTGCGCTACTTAGAACATCTATATCTACACCCGCAACTTACAAATCCGATCCATCAAACGCACGCGGACGCATCGGAACGCGTTCGTGGATATTGATCAGTCACGTCTTAAATAATACATTTTACAACCGAACATTTTAAATTAGAAATCTCAAATATATATTATTACATGCAACGTAAACCTAATACTAAGCGGAGCTTGTCCGGCTCCGCTATGCCCATGTCCGACGGTCGGCTGCGTCCTCACAATGTCGGTCCGGTCGCTGGcgaggtagagtaggacatgggACACTAGTGGGCTCACGTGAGTGGAGCTCCCGCCGTCTCCCatgccctactcttcctcgtcggagCCCGTGACCCGGACGGTGCCGGTGGACGTTAGGTCGATGACGGATCCTTTCTAGGAGGAGATGATGTCGACCACGACGCGGTTGCAGTCTCGTGTCCGTGCATTATACAAGGCGCCAAAGAATGTGACTCTGCCTCTCCAACATCTATCGCCACTAGGGCCTCTGTCACCTCCCGCGCCCGCTGCCTCATAAGGCGGGCACGCCGCACCATGTTAGAGGTTGCCGCGGCGTTTGAATGTCAAACGGACTGCACCGCCTTCGGTGAGGCAGTGGCGCCTGATCCAGGCATCGGGTGAGCCGACGCAATGGATTCCCAGCACTGCAAGTCCGCGCCGTGTCGAAGGGTGTCCGCCTCCCGGGAGCGGTGGAGCGCAAGCCGGACAACCATCTCCTCCTCAAGGCCGCGTGGGATGAGCTCGTGATCGATGGATCTGGAGATGAAGGACTTGCGTCCGCTGCCCGCCATGACGGAGAAGGCCGAATATCGTCGAAGGTGAGCTTGGATGGCGGATGGGAGTGGAGTGAAGCGGTTAGGGTTTAGTATGATGAGCAGATGTGGATGAATATATGTGGGATTGATGCGGGCTAGTGCGGGTATGCCCGGGCTTGCCATGGCTTCCCATATTCGCACCATATTTGGGTTGGATATAAAAGGGTGCCGGTCAGTCCGGGTGTTTGAGGCCTGTTTGAGGGGTCCGGCTGGGTCAATTTTTGTGACCGGAGTCGAGTGAACAAACTTGACAATAGTACCAAGGATACGaatggaggggcggagcctagatATGGCATAGTTATAGCACTCGGATGTACGAATTCAGGCCTCACTAAAAAGTGGTAAAGACCCTACGTCTCAAGTCTAGAGGCTTATGTTTGCTTATGAAAGGTGTGAATACACAGGGTGCTTAACCCTTGTCCAAGAGCACCGGGGCAGCTTATATAGAGTTTGTTAGGCCCGCGGCGTGCCATAATAAGGGCATTAAATGACATTAACTAAGGAAGTTACTGATAAAAACAGCTCTAACAGCATCCTTACTGATAACGTTAGACAACAATGCGCTTTATGTGAGAGGTTAAGTCCCTCGGTCGTTGCAGTCCCTTCGTCGTCCACGCCTCGCCTTGGTTCGAGTGCTAGTGCGCATCTCACTAACTGAATGTTGTCTGAGTGACTATGTACGTCCGAGTGAGACTTCAAataattccctatacttgtgagttatcaagacATGTTCGGGTGCCGTTGCTCGGGAGTAATCACGtaaggtgaatattctcgtgtgtgcttttttgttttatcactaagtaatttttattttctgttttaagttgttttatatctttagttatggaaatggaacatgaaagacaaaaaatattatacttgctactcatggagatgggggacCCAAAACCCTCGATATTGGTTACGTTGAAAACACTAAATACTATTTTGATAATCCTGATGAATCCCCGTTCAACTTGATAATGAAAGATATTgtggatcatcgaaaatactttagggattatcgcttgtctCAAAAAGGAAAACACTTATGGGGTTTAATTAAAATGTTGTTGTGGTATGCTTGGAATGTGTGATTAAaatatgattatacttgttgctccaaGATGAAGGCTCCACATCTTCCCTTTCAATGTtgatttaatgataatgaaaccttggctccttATGCTAATGGTGTATATGATCATTATGATGTGGTaaaaatagaagaatttgttgctttcaaGTGTGCTTATGAAACTGAATATTTGTTTAAAAAGCATGAAAAATGTGATGATGCCCTTTACAGATCTGATAAACTTACCATACTTGGATATTGCTTTGAAAATTATAAACACAATGTTTAGATTGATGGATTTTATGGAGAGAATGTGTGATACCCTAGAAGAGAATAATATTTTAcgtgaatctatggaagaagaaattggtgAAATCGTGGGCTCATTAcataaaaaatatgaggagagagaagaacaaaaggaggaagaggggaTTAGGTACCCGtacctgttgtaaatatgccctagaggcaataatacattagttattattatatttctttgttcatgataatcatttattatccatgctagaattgtattgattggaaactcaaatacatgtgtggatacatagacaacacgctgtccctagtgagcctctagttgactagttcgttgatcaaagatggtcaaggtttcctggtcataggcaagtgttgtaaattgataacgggatcacattattaggacaatcatgtgatggacaagacccaaattataaacgtaacatgtgattgtgtcattttgttgctattgttttctgtgtgtcaaatattcattcctatgaccatgagatcatgtaacccactaacaccggaggaataccttgtgtgtatcaaacgtcacaacgttacagggtgactataaaggtactctacaggtatctccgaaggtgtccgttgagttagcatggatcaagactgggatttgtcactccgtgtgacggagaggtatctcggggcccactcggtaatacaacatcacacacaagccttgcaaagcaatgtgactaagtgtaagttacgggatcttgtattatggaacgagtaaagagacttgccggtaacgagattgaaataggtatgcggataccgacgatcgaatctcgggcaagtaacataccgaaggacaaagggaatgacatacgggattatatgaattcttgacactgaggttcaaccgataagatcttcggagaatatgtaggatccaacatgggcatccaggtcccgctattggatattgaccaaggagtgtctcgggtcatgtttacatacttctcgaacccgcagggtctgcacacttaaggttcgatgatgttttagtatagttgagttatatgtgtggttaccgaatgttgttcggagtcccggatgagatcacggatgtcacgagggtttccggaatggtccagaaacgaagattgatatatagtatggtttcatttggtcaccggaaagttttggccattaccggtagtgtaccgggattgacgaatgggttccgggtgtttaccgggaggggcccacccacccgtgagtgagcccaaggccctagggtggcgcaccaagtccttattgggctggtggagtcagcccaagagggctatggcaccacataataaaataccaaaagaaaagaagaagaaaaaaggaaagagggaggtgggaaggaagaggaggactcctccttcccaaaccgaattggaggaggagtcctcctcctcctggcggctggcgcaccttgaggcccttgtgcctcaaggcttgcccctcccctcctcctatatatagtggtggtttaggattttttgagacacaactttgccacgtgcaactcaaacctacacctcgtagttcttcctctagattagatttatgcggagctcgggcggagccctgcagaaatagatcatcaccaacaccggtgcGCTGTCATGCtgtcggataactcatctacttctccgtctctcttgctggatcaagaaggccgagatcgtcatcgagctgtacgtgtgctgaactcggaggtgtcgtcctttcggcgctagatcggaatggatcgtgggacggatcatgggacgatggtgatttgaatcacgaacctgtaccactacatcaaccgcgtttcttaacgcttccggctgagcgatttacaagggtatgtggatctaatctcctctcgtagatggacatcaccatgataggtcttcgtgtgcgtaggaaattttttgtttcccatgcaacgttccccaacggtggcatcatgatctaggttcatgcatagatgttatctcgagtagaacacaaaaggttttgtggacggtgatgttcgattttctgccctccttagtcttttatcgatttggcggtattgttggattgaagcggcccggaccgacataactcgtacgcttacgagagactagtttcatcgattgacatgcaaccttgttgcataaagatgactagcgggtgcctgtttcttcaactttagttgaattggttttgaccgaggcggtccttggagaggttaaatagcaatttgcacatctccgttgtggtttttgcgtaagtaagacgcgatcatactagatacccataacagccacgtaaaacatgcaacaacaaattagaggacgtctaacttgtttttggagggtatgcttgtgatatgatatggtcaatgacgtgatgtgatatattggatgtatgagatgatcatgttttaatagttaatatcgacttgcacgtcgatgctacggcaaccggcaggagccatagggttgtctttaaactaacgtttgcgtttgcagatgcgtttactatattgctaggtcgtagctttagtagtaatagcatagatagcacgacaacctcgatggcgacatgttgatggagatcatgatgatggagatcatggtgtggcgccggtgacaagaagatcatgtcggtgcttaagttatggagatcaagaagcacaagatgatggccatatcatgtcacttatgaattgcatgtgatgttaatccttttatgcaccttatttttcttagaacgacggtagcattataaggtgatctctcgctaaaatttcaagacgaaattgtgctcttcccgactgtgcaccgttgcgagagttcttcgtttcgagacaccacgtgatgatcgggtgtgatagactcaacgttcacatacaacgggtgcaaaatagttacaCACGcgtaacactcaggttaaacttgacgagcctagcatgtgcagacatggcctcggaacacatgagacctaaaggtcgagcatgaatcgtatagttgatatgattagcatagatatgcttaccactgaaacttttctcaactcacgtgatgatcggacttgagtttgtggatttggatcatgtaccactcaaatgactagagagatgtactttttgagtgggagtttattaagtaatttgattagttaaactctaattatcatgaacatagtcaaaaggtctttgcgaattatgatgtagcttgcgctatagctctactgttttttatatgttcctagagaaaatttagttgaaagatgatagtagcaactttgcggactgagtccgtaaaattgaggattgtcctcattgttgtgtAGAAGGCTTatctccttaatgcaccactcgatgtgctgcacctcgagcgtcgtctgtggatgttgtcaacatctgacatacacgtttttgatgactacgtgatagttcagtgcgtaatacttaatggcttagaagcaaggcgcaaaagacgtttttgaaacgtcacggaacataagagatgttctaagagatgaaattgatatttcatgctcgtgcccttgttgagaggtatgagacctccgacaagattctttgtc encodes:
- the LOC123439781 gene encoding 50S ribosomal protein L1, chloroplastic produces the protein MATAAACASSLLAPPSASCAGTAASGALFPTSVPSLRAYPRLLLAFRRPAAAAVADPQGAAVLEEEDDETPVQFDDVDDDYEDGYGGRGPAFTAPTRPRTGKAALPLKRDRTRSKRYLEIQKLRESKKEYDVPMAISLMKQVANTRFVESAEAHFRMNLDPKYNDQQLRATVNLPKGTGQTVKIAVLTQGEKIDEARAAGADIVGSDDLIEQIKGGFMEFDKLIASPDMMPKVASLGKILGPRGLMPNPKAGTVSPNITQAIDEFKKGKVEFRVDKTGIAHIPFGKVNFPEEDLIANFMAVVRSIERNKPSGAKGIYWKTAYVCSSMGPSIKLNIKEMLDYGADSSN